One Gadus chalcogrammus isolate NIFS_2021 chromosome 7, NIFS_Gcha_1.0, whole genome shotgun sequence genomic window, aaacacacgcacactgtatAATGTCTGTCGGATAGATATTCTTGCTCAGGGGCAAAATAAACGAAAACAAGGAGGTTTCATTATGGCAACCATCATAGTCATCATCATTCTGCATGGTCAGAGTCACGGGGCTGTAGATGGGGTCCGTTCAACACTTGGCAAGTAATGGCCAGTGGTTTCGTCCATCCATCCTCTATTTATTCCCCCATCCCTCATTCATTCACCCATCCATtcctccatccattcattcgaTCATTCAGTGACAAACGTCAGACAAAATACTTACAGTCAGTAGAAAACAATCAGTCCCTATCTAAATTAGCGAGAAGGAACGGgttcggagagagagagagagagagagagagagagagagagagagagagagagagagagagagagagagagagagagagagagagagagagagagagagagagagagagacagagagagagagagagtgagagatgctCAATCTTGCGGTTGCTTTAGGAATTGGGGTTGTGTTTCCCTCTAGTGTACGAGGACTCACATTGACGAGTCTGTGCCACGAAATAAAGCCTGAGCTAGTAAGACAACAATTCGACATAAAAAATGTGTTAATCAAACATTTGATTTCAAGAAAATCCTTTAAAATGAATGCCCCTAATTCTGGAAACATCCTCATCTATTCATCATATATCAACGACTGGATGCAAGGGTGAAAAACTTTAGCGACAAAAAGATGTGTCCGAATTGTAAACAGCTCTTCATAATTTTTTGCATGAGCTGCTGGTCTGTGTAACGTTACGTTTTCTAACAATGCAGATATTTTATAGTCCAATCCGCACCGACTAGAGGAACATGGGCACTGAAATTGTAATGACCAGtctttataaatattaaatgaATAGCTTCTGGGTTTTTCCCCCAAACCACTGCAAATGTTGCGACACCGATGGCTTTGGGTTTACCAATCATACAGGTTAGCCATGTtttcttctgactaatgtacttattgtcaGTCACTTTGGAAagaagcgtctgctgaatgccccgAATGTAAATGTGAAATGTAGAATTTTTGTAGCTTGGATGCAAAGATCCAGgatgatatttttattttatgagtGTGATgaagtgaaaaacaaaaaaaaaataccataTGCAGGATTTATTCTGCTTGGATGCATGAAATAACAGAGTACCAGGgaaaatgttatattattagtgtgatgaagaaaataacaaaaagatCTGCCATATGCAGAATTGATTATACTTGgatgaatacaaataaatgatGGGGTCAATTAAGAGAAACTCGTAAGTAAACTCAAAGTATTCCGATATAAAAGAGTTCTGATCAGTTTAAAATAATGCAGGACGACCAGAACAATATAACCTTTAGAATTTAGAAGAATGCCGCCTGTCTTAAAGGATTTAAAATAACTACACCATGAAAACAAGGAGGATGTATCCAACACTTGAGGTGATCTTGCGTGTCAGCAGAAATTCGTCACTTTTCTATAAATATCACAAAAAAAGTCAGTTTCGCAAGCTGACCACCCGTTGTGTCTGACTCagacggtctgtctgtctgtccttagTCTCTCTAAATCAGAACTAACCATGCATTCAGCCGTGAGCCCCATCCTCTGTATCCTGACCGGTGAGTGTGCAGTTTAGTTAAGATTCATCCTAACACTAATGCTTAAACAAAAACCTTTCAGAGTGgaaacttttttgtttttaaacagaGGTGGAGTGAGACAGTATTGGAAGCAAGGATAACTTTGTTGAACATGTAATGAGCCCAGAGCCTGAAATGTGAATGGTAATTTCTGAGCATTGAAGGAAGCTGGCCCTGACAGAATGTGTTCTGGAACGGTGGATGGATAAAACCGTTGTTTCTTTGTCTCATACCCAATGAAATATGACATTCTTATTGAGGCACTGTGTCAGAGAAACGTAATATACTTTTACTATTTGGATCAATCAATGTCTTGCTTTTCAGTCGGCCAGGGAGGACTATTAATTAATTGATGATTTAAAACCTGTTACCAGGCACAGGCTGCGGTATAGGTGGTAGGGTCGAATACTAGGTGTGCCAAAGTATTATTCATTAATATAGTTAGGAATAAATAAAATTCAATCTCTGATCTATTTGATTTTAAAAAATGTTGACAAATACTATTAATATGTTATCATTTTGAAATATTCCAAAAAAGCCCACAACATTACACACAACGTAGCCTACTAAATATACCCTCTTTTCAGGGTGGTCAAATCACCCCAAAGAAATatgcaaaaataaagaaaatgtcaACGACATCAATCTATGCAGTTTCCGTGTGAAAGTATGAATTGTGTATGGGGGTGGGACTGGCTGTGACATTGACGTATAGGAGCCTGTTggcatttgttttcttttacataaataaacatgtccACCATACATTTatgagattttatttttaaagtttCAAATTGGTGCATGCAAATTcaccagaatgcaggaaatcagGTGTTTGACACTCAAACTTCCTGAGCGAGGACCCCCAGAATAGCTTTACGTGTCTGTCCGGGGCTCTGTAACATCGGTCCCAAGATCTTCAGCTGTAATATTAAAATtgcacttttttctttttcgccCCAGCCTCTTTCGCCGTTGCCACGGAGACGGTGGTGGGCGTGGCAGGCCGACGGGTGACCCTGCCCTGCTCGGCTGAGGCGGAGAGCAAGGGCGGGGTGTGCTGGGGCCGAGGGAAGCCCTCGCTGTTCGCCTGTCACAACGCCCTGCTCATCACCAACGGAGTCCAGGTCACACACAGAGCCTCCTAcaggtagagggggaggagggggaggagggagagggggaggagggagaggggtggagggagagggggaggagggagaggagggagaggggtggagggagagggggagaggggtggagggagagggggagaggggtggagggagaggggtggagggagaggggtggagggagagggggaggagggagagggggataagggagagggggaggaggaggagggagagggggaggagggagaggggtggagggggagggggaggagggagagggggatgagggagagggggaggagggagaggggtgaagggggaggagggagagggggaggagggagaggggtgggtgggtgggtggagggatgaTAGAGGGGGtagatggagggatgggtggTGGCGTAGATTgagggatgggtggaggggttagatggacgggtggatggatggatagagggaAAGGTGGAGGGATGATAAGGATccatgggtggatgggtggacaAGGGCACGGATGGACGGATGAGCGTATAGATGGGTGGATGAATGGGAAGGTGGATGATGGGTTGATGGAAAGAACGATGGATGGGCGGACAGACGGATGGATGCATAGGTGGCGTGATGGGGGGATGAACTGAtgacagatgtgtgtgtaaCGGGTGTGATTGGGTCTAAAGGACTGAAAGACAGGACAAACACATTGGTCTCTTTCAAAGGTATATTTGTGATTTGTACAGCAGGATCACATGTCACGTCAACTGGTTCTGCTATAAACACatcaaatatatacaaataatacaattataacaTTGCATTTACATTTCGGTGCAACGTACCTGAAAGACAGGACAAACACATTGGTTTCTTTACAAGGTTTATTTGTGATTTGTACAGCAGGATCTGCACGAGTAAAACAAAACACTTGTGTTGCTAGCGAACATCCAACATAGCTAACCAGTAACATGTGGTAAAACTAAAAATGTGAATAAACTCCCTACCAAGTGACaaactataaaaacaataataacataTCAATTACACAATATACAATCATCTAATATGTCGAGgttcataaaataaacatacgTTCTCGATCTTAAAACTTATAAATCTTCGGGAGCTATTTACAATGCGAACTTACCACATTAAACGTCAACTGGTTCTGATTAGCAACGGCCGGCGCCCATACACCTAATGCAGATCTGCATTACCCAATCACACCAGCAGATGGCTCTAAAACACCAACAACTGCTCTATCATTTGCGAAACTCATGATAATAATATGGTGTTCTCCTGATCCGACTCCACTCCTTCAGGTACAGCCTGCCCTCGGAGGCCTCAGCGGGGGACGTCTCCATGGCCATCCTCCACAGCAGACAGGCAGACTCTGGTTTCTACCACTGCAGGGTGCAGGTTCCCGGCCTGTTTAACGACCACATATACAAAGTTCACCTCATCATTGTAGAAGGTAAAATACATGACGGCTTTGCAAGACGTAAAACCCTATTGTACAATCGAACAAAGAAGCCATGTAGTGTATTGTATGAATTCTATCAGATTATATCCTTACATATTAATGGACTGCATGTGTATTCCTATTATGTGCCATGATGTATTTTTTAATGTTGTATTATCTCACATATTATGGCAATGTTAAAACACAAAGataaaacaatgtgtgtgtgcgtgtgtgtgagagagcgaggaagagagagagagagagagagagagagagagagagagagagagagagagagagagagagagagagagagagagagagagagagagagagagagggagagagggagagagggagagagggagagataataataataataaattaaatttatatagcgcttagaTAGAGAGCGTGAGCACTAGCGAGaaagcgcatgtgtgtgtatctgtgtgtgtgtgtttgtgtttgcgtctgtgtgtgggtgtgtgtttaagaagatGGATATTGTTATGGTTAAATGTAATTCATGACTGGTGTGTTTACTGGTTTCCTGCAGCCCCTGAGCAAGCCGCTAGGCCGGCCCGACCAGCCCTCACTGAGAGCTTCACAGACACCACGAAGGCAGACCCGGCGGAGGCGGGACCAACAGAAGCACATCCTGGTCAGTCTTGTTTCCACCAGTCAACAGCAATGGATTATGAACCAGTCTTGTAGGATTCTGATATTTTGCTTAATGTTCTATAAAAAGGCTCTATAAATGTGTTCTTTACAACTTTTTACCACCAGCTGTGATACCGCAATGctataattattaaaaaataattatagttATCCTCGAGATACATCACATTTAGATCATTCTACCGGGCTGCAATTAAGTAAGGACAGTTAGTCCCACTCCCACTGGGGCTGTCCATGTATGGTACTTTTTGAGATGGCTAGCTAACCTAATTCACCCATGGTGGTAAACAAGTGAACCATTTAATCTGATGTAGCGACATTTTATTGAATGACGATGGAATTTTAAGCATTTGCTCGATACAAATATTGATGAGcttgaaatattaataaatgccctctttcataccCTTTAGTATTTCAATGACCACATTCAATATTGTTATAGGTCTCTTGTTCAATTGTacacgttttgtgtgtatgtgtagtccAACAAATAAGTTCAGTGATAAATAAATGCCTGAATCATCATCaccaaaaataaacattaaaaaaatgtatggcaCTTTATGCATTCGAAGAAATAGCtacttttttgtgtgttgccACTTGCCAGGCGACACAATTACTGATGCAACGGAGGAGTCAGGAAGTGGTGAGGCTTGGGACAGCATGGTGGAGCCTGTGGTCGCTCTTGTCAAGAGATCTCAGGTACAGACGGCTTCAGGGTCACTGGGTGGAAAACAATGTCAATGCTAGGATTAAAGATCTGAATGCTTTTTATTCGCATTTTATttactccttccctctctttttaAGACACATGTGTCCAAAGTAGATCAATTAGTCATGGGGAATTGTTAGAACCAAATTCTGACCTAGAACTCCAAGATCCACACTGCATTACGCATTGGGTATTGCTTCTGTTATTGATCATCAATCAATGGGAAACGATTGTGTAGTAATTAGTTTAGTTTTGTTCTTTGTGTCCTGCAGCCGTCAGACCTCCAGCAGAGCAGCCTATGGGGCTTCATAGGAAACACACTCAGACTgtccttcatcatcttcatacCTGCACTACTGCTTACTGTTGGCTACAGTCAGTACACACAACaaatacaccaacacaccctcAGTCACCTGTACACGtgtgcgcacagacacacacactcacaaacacacaactacctataaacacagacgcacaaatacagacactcaCATGCTGAAGCCCTTTCGAGCCcacccacaaatacacacagttcACACAAATAGACATAGATACACGCactgacacaaatacacagtgcTCACctgcacaaataaacacacattcacatacacacatgaagaATAATTGTgacacatactaacacacacaacacagtcaTAGTACAGACAAaaattgcatgcacacacaaactgtctAAAGAACAATGACTGAAATGTCTGATGCTTTTTGTCCCTCAGGATTGATGAGGTCACAGCAGAGACCGT contains:
- the LOC130385751 gene encoding hepatitis A virus cellular receptor 1 homolog isoform X2, yielding MHSAVSPILCILTASFAVATETVVGVAGRRVTLPCSAEAESKGGVCWGRGKPSLFACHNALLITNGVQVTHRASYRYSLPSEASAGDVSMAILHSRQADSGFYHCRVQVPGLFNDHIYKVHLIIVEAPEQAARPARPALTESFTDTTKADPAEAGPTEAHPGDTITDATEESGSGEAWDSMVEPVVALVKRSQQSDLQRGSLWGFIGSTFRLSFIIFIPALLLTVGYRLMRSQQRQWNGRRIPSDLEDNSL
- the LOC130385751 gene encoding hepatitis A virus cellular receptor 1 homolog isoform X1, whose protein sequence is MHSAVSPILCILTASFAVATETVVGVAGRRVTLPCSAEAESKGGVCWGRGKPSLFACHNALLITNGVQVTHRASYRYSLPSEASAGDVSMAILHSRQADSGFYHCRVQVPGLFNDHIYKVHLIIVEAPEQAARPARPALTESFTDTTKADPAEAGPTEAHPGDTITDATEESGSGEAWDSMVEPVVALVKRSQPSDLQQSSLWGFIGNTLRLSFIIFIPALLLTVGYRLMRSQQRPWSGRRTPSDLEDNSL